One genomic segment of Centroberyx gerrardi isolate f3 chromosome 4, fCenGer3.hap1.cur.20231027, whole genome shotgun sequence includes these proteins:
- the cnot1 gene encoding CCR4-NOT transcription complex subunit 1 isoform X1 — MNLDSLSLALSQISYLVDNLTKKNYRASQQEIQHIVNRHGPEADRHLLRCLFSHVDFSGDGKSSGKDFHQTQFLIQECVSLISKPNFISTLCYAIDNPLHYQKSLKPSAHLFTQLSKVLKLSKVQEVIFGLALLNSSNADLRGFAAQFIKQKLPDLLRSYVDADLGGNQEGGFQDIAIEVLHLLLSHLLFGQKGASGVGQEQIDAFLKTLCRDFPQERCPVVLAPLLYPEKRDILMDRILPDSGELAKTMMESSLAEFMQEVGYGFCASLDECRNIIIQYGVREVTASQVARVLGMMARTHSGLADGIPLQSISAPGSGIWSDGKDKSDGSQAHTWNVEVLIDVVKEVNPNLNFKEVTYELDHPGFMIRDSKGLQIVVYGIQRGLGMEVFPVDLIYRPWKHAEGQLSFIQHSLMSPEVFCFADYPCHTVAIDILKAPPEDDNREIATWKSLDLVESLLRLSEVGQYEQVKQLFSFPIKHCPDMLVLALLQISTSWHTLRHELISTLMPIFLGNHPNSAIILHYAWHGQGQSPSIRQLIMHSMAEWYMRGEQYDQAKLSRILDVAQDLKSLSMLLNGTPFAFVIDLAALASRREYLKLDKWLTDKIREHGEPFIQACVTFLKRRCPSIMGGLAPDKDQPKSAQLPPETLATMLACLQSCAGSVTQELSETILTMVANCSNVMNKARQPPPGVMPKGRAPSTSSLDAISPVQMDPLSAMGSLNLGGTATSHTQSMQGFPSSLSSAFSNPQSPAKAFPPLSNPNPSTPFGGIGSLSSQLPGMDSGPLGSGIGSGIGSGLGMPAVSNDPFGTRKMSTPGLNPPTFQQTDLSQVWPEANQHFSKEIDDEANSYFQRIYNHPPHPTMSVDEVLEMLQRFKDSTIKREREVFNCMLRNLFEEYRFFPQYPDKELHITACLFGGIIEKGLVTYMALGLALRYVLEALRKPYGSKMYYFGIAALDRFKNRLKDYPQYCQHLASIGHFLQFPHHLQECVQYIEYGQQSRDPPVKMQGSITTPGSLALAQVQAQAQSQQPGGPKAPQPGQPSTLVTTTTTTTTVAKTTTITRPTPSSFKKDVPPSINTTNIDTLLVATDQTERIVEPPENVQEKIAFIFNNLSQSNMTQKVEELKETVKEEFMPWVSQYLVMKRVSIEPNFHSLYSNFLDTLKNPEFVKMVLNETYRNIKVLLTSDKAAANFSDRSLLKNLGHWLGMITLAKNKPILYTDLEVKSLLLEAYVKGQQELLYVVPFVAKVLESSLRSMIFRPQNPWTMAIMNVLAELHQEHDLKLNLKFEIEVLCKNLSLDINDLKPGNLLKDKDKLKSLEEQLSAPKKEAKPPEEMLPIVTTGDFLPFAAAPSTPAATTTTCTTTGPPTPQFSYHDINVYALAGLAPHINININIPLLQAHPQLKQCVRQSVERAVQELVHPVVDRSIKIAMTTCEQIVRKDFALDSEESRMRVAAHHMMRNLTAGMAMITCREPLLMSIATNLKNSFAAALRAPTPQQREMMEEAAARIAQDNCELACCFIQKTAVEKAGPEMDKRLATEFELRKHARQEGRRYCDPVVLTYQAERMPEQIRLKVGGVDPKQLAVYEEFARNVPGFLPSNDLSQPTGFLAQPMKQQAWATDDVAQIYDKCMADLEQHLHAIPPALAMNPQTQALRSLLEAVVLARNSRDGIAALGLLQKAVEGLLDATSGADADLLLRYRECHLLVLKALQDGRAYGPQWCNKQITRCLIECRDEYKYNVEAVELLIRNHLVNMQQYDLHLAQSMENGLHYMAVAFAMQLVKLLLVDERSVSHITEADLFHTIETLMRTSAHSRANAPEGLPQLMDVVRSNYEAMIDRAHGGPNFMMHSGISQASEYDDPPGLREKAEYLLREWVNLYHSAAAGRDSTKAFSAFVGQMHQQGILKTDDLITRFFRLCTEMCVEISYRAQAEQQHNPAASAAIIRAKCYHNLDAFVRLIALLVKHSGEATNTVTKINLLNKVLGIVVGVLIQDHDVRQTEFQQLPYHRIFIMLLLELNAPEHVLETINFQTLTAFCNTFHILRPTKAPGFVYAWLELISHRIFIARMLAHTPQQKGWPMYAQLLIDLFKYLAPFLRNVELNKPMQILYKGTLRVLLVLLHDFPEFLCDYHYGFCDVIPPNCIQLRNLILSAFPRNMRLPDPFTPNLKVDMLSEINIAPRILTNFTGVMPSQFKKDLDSYLKTRSPVTFLSELRSNLQVSNEPGNRYNIQLINALVLYVGTQAIAHIHNKGSTPSMSTITHSAHMDIFQNLAVDLDTEGRYLFLNAIANQLRYPNSHTHYFSCTMLYLFAEANTEAIQEQITRVLLERLIVNRPHPWGLLITFIELIKNPAFKFWSHDFVHCAPEIEKLFQSVAQCCMGQKQAQQVMEGTGAS; from the exons ATGAATCTTGACTCGCTCTCGCTGGCTTTGTCTCAAATCAGCTACCTGGTGGACAATTTAACGAAGAAAAACTACCGAGCCAGCCAGCAGGAAATACAGCAT ATTGTGAATCGTCACGGTCCTGAGGCAGACAGGCATCTACTACGCTGTCTCTTCTCCCATGTGGATTTCAGTGGCGATGGTAAAAGCAGTGGCAAGGACTTCCATCAG ACACAGTTTCTGATCCAGGAGTGTGTGTCGCTGATCTCAAAGCCAAACTTTATCTCTACTTTGTGCTACGCCATTGACAATCCCCTGCACTACCAGAAG AGTTTGAAGCCATCGGCCCACCTATTTACTCAGCTGAGTAAAGTTCTTAAGCTCAGCAAGGTCCAAGAG GTGATATTTGGCCTTGCTTTGCTCAACTCCAGCAACGCAGACCTTCGAGGTTTTG cGGCACAGTTCATCAAGCAGAAGCTCCCGGACCTCCTGCGGTCGTACGTGGACGCGGATCTCGGAGGAAACCAGGAAGGTGGCTTCCAAGACATTGCCATAGAGGTCCTGCACCTGCTCCTCTCCCATCTACTGTTTGGCCAGAAGGGAGCCAGTGGTGTAGGGCAAGAGCAGATTGACGCTTTCCTCAAGACACTGTGCAGAG ATTTCCCTCAGGAGCGCTGCCCTGTGGTGCTCGCACCACTGCTGTACCCTGAAAAACGGGACATTCTCATGGACAGGATCCTGCCAGACTCGGGAGAGTTAGCTAAGACCATGATGGAGAGTTCTCTTGCAGAATTCATGCAAGAAGTTGGCTATGGCTTCTGTGCTAG TCTTGATGAGTGCAGAAACATAATCATTCAGTATGGGGTGAGAGAGGTGACTGCCAGCCAGGTAGCCAGGGTCCTGGGCATGATGGCTCGTACCCACTCTGGCCTGGCTGATGGCATCCCACTACAG tcCATCTCTGCTCCAGGAAGCGGTATCTGGAGTGATGGTAAGGACAAAAGCGATGGCTCGCAAGCACACACCTGGAATGTTGAGGTTCTCATCGACGTTGTCAAAGAAGTG AATCCAAATCTGAACTTCAAAGAGGTGACATACGAGTTGGACCACCCTGGCTTTATGATCCGGGACAGTAAAGGCCTGCAGATAGTGGTATACGGCATCCAGAGGGGGCTGGGCATGGAGGTGTTCCCTGTTGACCTCATCTATCGGCCATGGAAACACGCCGAAGGACAG ttgTCCTTCATCCAGCACTCCCTGATGAGCCCAGAAGTGTTTTGCTTTGCTGATTACCCTTGCCACACAGTGGCCATTGACATCCTCAAGGCCCCACCAGAGGATGACAACAGGGAAATCGCCACCTG GAAAAGCCTGGACCTGGTGGAGAGCCTACTTCGGTTGTCTGAGGTGGGCCAGTATGAGCAGGTGAAGCAGCTGTTCAGCTTCCCCATCAAGCACTGCCCTGACATGTTGGTGCTGGCGTTGCTGCAGATCTCCACCTCCTGGCACACACTGCGCCACGAGCTCATCTCTACCCTCATGCCCATCTTCCTGGGCAACCACCCAAACTCCGCCATCATCCTGCACTACGCCTGGCATGGACAG GGCCAGTCTCCTTCCATTCGCCAGCTCATCATGCACTCGATGGCTGAGTGGTACATGAGAGGGGAGCAGTACGACCAGGCCAAGCTGTCGCGCATCCTGGATGTGGCCCAGGACTTGAAG TCTCTATCGATGCTGCTGAATGGTACTCCGTTTGCCTTTGTTATTGACCTTGCTGCACTTGCCTCTCGCCGTGAATACCTCAAACTTGACAAATGGCTGACTGACAAAATCAGAGAGCATGGG gAACCCTTTATCCAGGCGTGCGTGACGTTCCTGAAGAGGCGCTGCCCATCCATTATGGGGGGTTTGGCCCCAGACAAGGACCAGCCCAAAAGCGCCCAGCTGCCCCCAGAGACCTTGGCCACCATGCTGGCCTGCCTGCAGTCCTGCGCTGG gagtgTGACCCAGGAGCTGTCAGAGACAATCCTGACCATGGTTGCCAACTGCAGCAATGTGATGAACAAAGCCCGGCAGCCGCCACCAGGGGTGATGCCGAAGGGACGCGCTCCCAGCACCAGCAGCCTTGATGCCATCTCCCCTGTTCAG aTGGACCCTCTGTCGGCCATGGGTTCCCTTAACCTGGGAGGCACGGCCACCTCCCATACTCAGAGCATGCAGGGTTTCCCCTCTTCACTGAGCTCGGCTTTCAGTAACCCTCAGTCCCCAGCCAAGGCCTTTCCGCCTCTCTCCAACCCCAACCCCAGCACACCATTTGGGGGCATTGGCAGCCTCTCCTCGCAGCTCCCTGGTATGGACTCTG GTCCTCTGGGTTCAGGCATTGGCTCTGGTATTGGTTCTGGTCTTGGAATGCCAGCGGTGAGCAACGACCCATTTGGCACCAGGAAGATGAGCACACCAGGCCTGAACCCACCCACCTTTCAGCAGA CTGACCTCTCTCAGGTGTGGCCCGAGGCAAACCAGCACTTTAGTAAGGAGATAGACGACGAAGCAAACAGCTACTTCCAGCGCATCTACAACCACCCACCTCACCCAACCATGTCTGTGGATGAG GTACTGGAGATGCTGCAGAGGTTCAAGGACTCAACCATCAAGCGGGAGCGAGaggtgttcaattgcatgctgCGGAACCTGTTTGAGGAGTATCGCTTCTTCCCCCAGTACCCGGACAAGGAGCTGCACATCACCGCCTGCCTGTTTGGGGGCATCATCGAGAAGGGCCTCGTCACATACATGGCCCTGGGCCTGGCCCTCCGATATGTTCTTGAAGCTTTACGGAAACCTTATGGATCCAAAATGTATTACTTTGGCATCGCTGCTCTAGATAGGTTCAAAAACAG ACTGAAGGACTATCCCCAGTATTGTCAACACCTGGCCTCAATTGGCCACTTCTTGCAATTCCCCCACCATTTACAAGA GTGCGTGCAGTATATCGAGTATGGCCAGCAGTCACGGGACCCTCCGGTGAAGATGCAGGGTTCCATCACCACCCCTGGAAGCCTGGCCCTGGcacaggtccaggcccaggcccagtcCCAGCAACCTGGTGGACCCAAAGCCCCCCAGCCGGGTCAGCCCAGCACCCTGgtcaccaccactactactacaaccacaGTAGCCAAAACCACCACCATCACAAGACCCACGCCCAGCAGCTTCAAGAAGGATGTGCCT CCCTCCATAAACACTACCAACATTGACACCTTGCTAGTGGCCACAGACCAAACAGAGAGGATTGTAGAGCCTCCAGAGAATGTCCAGGAGAAGATCGCCTTCATTTTCAACAACCTTTCTCAGTCCAACATGACACAGAAG GTTGAGGAGCTGAAAGAGACGGTGAAGGAGGAGTTCATGCCCTGGGTGTCTCAATACCTGGTGATGAAGCGTGTCAGCATTGAGCCCAACTTCCACAGTCTCTACTCCAACTTCCTGGACACACTCAAGAACCCTGAGTTTGTCAAGATGGTCCTCAACGAGACCTATCGGAACATTAAG GTTCTATTGACCTCAGACAAGGCGGCTGCCAATTTCTCTGATCGCTCCCTGCTGAAGAACCTGGGCCACTGGCTGGGCATGATCACACTGGCCAAAAACAAGCCTATCCTTTACACG GACCTGGAAGTGAAGTCTCTCCTGCTGGAAGCCTATGTGAAAGGCCAGCAGGAACTGCTGTATGTAGTTCCCTTCGTGGCCAAAGTCCTGGAGTCCAGTCTACGGAGTATG ATCTTCAGGCCCCAGAACCCGTGGACCATGGCGATCATGAATGTTCTCGCTGAGCTGCATCAGGAACATGACCTCAAG CTGAACTTGAAGTTTGAGATTGAAGTTCTGTGTAAGAACTTGTCTCTGGACATCAATGATCTGAAGCCAGGAAATCTGCTGAAGGACAAGGACAAGCTGAAGAGTCTGGAGGAGCAGCTGTCGGCACCAAAGAAGGAGGCAAAGCCTCCGGAGGAGATGCTCCCTATTGTCACCACAG GAGACTTTCTTCCATTTGCAGctgccccctccacccctgcaGCAACCACCACCACCTGCACAACAACTGGGCCCCCAACCCCACAGTTCAGTTACCACGACATCAATGTGTATGCTCTGGCAGGTCTGGCCCCAcacatcaatatcaatatcaac ATCCCCCTGCTACAAGCTCATCCCCAGTTGAAGCAGTGTGTACGGCAGTCAGTGGAGCGGGCAGTCCAGGAGCTGGTGCATCCTGTGGTTGATCGCTCCATCAAAATTGCCATGACGACCTGTGAGCAGATCGTCAGGAAGGACTTTGCCCTGGACTCGGAGGAGTCCCGCATGCGTGTGGCTGCCCACCACATGATGAGGAACCTGACCGCTGGCATGGCCATGATCACCTGCCGTGAGCCACTGCTCATGAGCATTGCCACCAACCTTAAGAACAGCTTCGCTGCTGCACTTAGG GCACCGACCCCCCAGCAGAGGGAGATGATGGAGGAGGCCGCAGCCAGAATCGCTCAGGACAACTGTGAACTGGCTTGCTGCTTCATCCAGAAAACGGCTGTGGAGAAGGCTGGCCCTGAAATGGACAAGAGACTAGCCACG GAGTTTGAGCTGAGGAAGCACGCACGCCAGGAGGGACGTCGTTACTGTGACCCTGTGGTGCTGACCTACCAGGCTGAACGTATGCCTGAGCAGATCAGACTCAAG GTGGGAGGAGTGGACCCCAAACAACTGGCTGTCTATGAGGAGTTTGCTAGGAACGTTCCAGGCTTCCTACCCAGCAATGACCTCTCTCAACCCACTGGCTTCCTGGCTCAACCCATGAAG CAACAGGCATGGGCCACTGATGATGTGGCCCAGATCTATGATAAGTGCATGGCGGACTTGGAACAGCACCTTCATGCCATCCCTCCGGCCCTCGCCATGAACCCCCAGACCCAGGCTCTGCGCAGTCTGCTAGAGGCCGTGGTCTTGGCCAGGAACTCCAGGGATGGCATCGCTGCACTGGGCCTTCTGCAGAAG GCGGTGGAGGGTCTTCTGGATGCTACTAGCGGGGCTGATGCTGACCTGCTGCTGCGCTACAGGGAGTGCCACCTGCTGGTGCTTAAAGCCCTGCAGGATGGACGTGCCTATGGACCCCAGTGGTGCAACAAGCAGATCACTAG ATGTCTGATTGAGTGCCGCGATGAGTACAAGTACAATGTAGAGGCAGTGGAGCTGCTGATCAGAAACCACCTGGTGAACATGCAGCAGTACGACCTGCACCTTGCACAG TCTATGGAGAATGGGCTGCACTACATGGCAGTTGCATTTGCCATGCAGTTGGTGAAGCTGTTGCTGGTGGATGAGCGCAGTGTCAGCCACATCACCGAGGCTGACCTCTTCCACACAATTGAGACCCTAATGAGGACCAGCGCACACTCCAGAGCCAACGCGCCTGAGGG TCTTCCCCAGCTGATGGATGTTGTTCGCTCCAACTATGAGGCCATGATTGATCGAGCACATGGCGGGCCCAACTTCATGATGCACTCTGGGATCTCACAGGCATCAGAATATGACGACCCACCGGGCCTGAGGGAGAAGGCGGAGTACCTGCTGAGGGAATGGGTCAACCTTTaccactctgcagctgctggcaGGGACAGCACCAAGGCCTTCTCTGCCTTTGTTGGACAG ATGCACCAGCAGGGCATCCTGAAGACGGATGACCTCATCACGCGGTTCTTCCGGCTTTGCACAGAGATGTGCGTGGAGATCAGCTACCGGGCGCAGGCTGAGCAGCAGCACAACCCAGCGGCCAGTGCAGCCATCATCAGGGCCAAGTGCTACCACAACCTGGACGCCTTTGTTAGGCTCATCGCCCTGCTGGTCAAACACTCTGGAGAGGCCACCAACACGGTTACTAAGATCAACCTGCTCAACAAG gTGCTCGGGATTGTAGTCGGGGTGTTGATCCAGGACCATGATGTCCGTCAGACAGAATTCCAACAGCTGCCATACCACCGCATTTTCAtcatgctgctgctggagctcaaTGCCCCAGAACATGTCCTTGAGACCATCAACTTCCAGACACTCACCGCCTTCTG taACACCTTCCACATCCTGAGACCCACCAAAGCACCTGGCTTTGTCTACGCCTGGCTGGAGCTCATCTCCCATCGCATCTTCATAGCCAGGATGCTGGCGCACACACCGCAGCAGAAG GGATGGCCCATGTACGCTCAGCTGCTGATTGACCTCTTCAAGTACCTGGCCCCATTCCTGAGGAATGTAGAGCTCAACAAACCTATGCAAATCCTCTACAAG GGCACCCTGCGAGTGCTCCTGGTCCTGCTGCACGACTTCCCAGAGTTCCTGTGTGATTACCACTACGGCTTCTGTGATGTTATCCCGCCCAACTGCATCCAGCTCCGCAACCTCATCCTCAGTGCCTTTCCACGCAACATGAGGCTCCCAGACCCCTTCACGCCCAACCTCAag GTGGACATGCTGAGTGAGATTAACATCGCTCCCCGGATCCTCACCAACTTCACTGGGGTCATGCCGTCCCAGTTCAAGAAGGATCTGGACTCCTACCTGAAGACTCGCTCACCGGTCACTTTCCTCTCTGAACTGCGCAGCAACCTGCAG GTGTCCAATGAGCCGGGAAACCGCTACAACATCCAGCTGATCAATGCTCTAGTGTTGTATGTGGGTACACAGGCAATCGCTCACATCCACAACAAGGGCAGCACCCCCTCCATGAGCACCATCACCCACTCTGCACACATGGACATCTTCCAGAACCTGGCCGTGGACCTGGACACAGAGG GGCGTTACCTGTTCTTGAACGCGATAGCCAATCAGCTACGCTACCCCAACAGCCACACCCACTACTTCAGCTGCACCATGCTCTATCTGTTTGCTGAGGCCAACACTGAGGCCATCCAGGAGCAGATCACCAG ggttCTGTTGGAGAGGCTGATAGTGAACAGGCCCCACCCCTGGGGGCTCCTCATCACCTTCATTGAGCTAATCAAGAATCCTGCCTTCAAGTTCTGGAGCCACGACTTTGTGCACTGTGCCCCCGAGATTGAAAA GCTGTTCCAGTCGGTAGCGCAGTGCTGCATGGGACAGAAGCAGGCCCAGCAGGTGATGGAAGGCACTGGTGCCAGCTAG